Proteins found in one Coffea eugenioides isolate CCC68of chromosome 5, Ceug_1.0, whole genome shotgun sequence genomic segment:
- the LOC113772575 gene encoding constitutive photomorphogenesis protein 10 isoform X1: MNTSGSAAGMATSSSGGIRIGGGGIVAGGGSSDGGGGRRSWPSTTSVSASGKRIQREMAELNMDPPPDCSAGPKGDNLYHWVATLIGPSGTPYHGGIFFLDITFPSDYPFKPPKVVSKTRIYHCNIDSSGNVSLDILKDNWSPALTISKVLCALISIFTNPDTYKPLVPGIAHLYLTDKSKHDELAAEWTMRFAR, encoded by the exons ATGAATACAAGCGGCAGTGCTGCTGGTATGGCCACCTCAAGTTCAGGTGGAATTAGAATAGGAGGTGGAGGAATAGTAGCTGGTGGTGGCAGCTCTGACggaggaggaggaaggaggTCTTGGCCCTCAACAACATCGGTCTCCGCCTCTGGGAAGAGAATACAGCGGGAAATGGCGGAGCTGAATATGGACCCACCTCCTGACTGCTCCGCTGGCCCGAAAGGCGACAATCTCTACCACTGGGTTGCTACTCTCATTGGCCCCTCTG GTACACCATATCATGGTGGGATATTCTTTCTTGATATAACTTTTCCTAGTGATTATCCATTCAAACCACCAAAG GTAGTGTCCAAAACTCGCATCTACCACTGCAACATTGATTCTTCTGGCAATGTTAGTTTGGACATCTTGAAAGATAATTGGAGTCCAGCTCTGACAATCTCAAAGGTTCTTTGCGCGCTTATATCTATATTCACTAATCCTGACACCT ATAAACCCCTTGTTCCTGGTATTGCCCACTTGTACTTGACAGACAAATCCAAGCATGATGAGCTAGCAGCGGAGTGGACAATGAGATTCGCAAGGTGA
- the LOC113772575 gene encoding constitutive photomorphogenesis protein 10 isoform X2 → MNTSGSAAGMATSSSGGIRIGGGGIVAGGGSSDGGGGRRSWPSTTSVSASGKRIQREMAELNMDPPPDCSAGPKGDNLYHWVATLIGPSGTPYHGGIFFLDITFPSDYPFKPPKVVSKTRIYHCNIDSSGNVSLDILKDNWSPALTISKINPLFLVLPTCT, encoded by the exons ATGAATACAAGCGGCAGTGCTGCTGGTATGGCCACCTCAAGTTCAGGTGGAATTAGAATAGGAGGTGGAGGAATAGTAGCTGGTGGTGGCAGCTCTGACggaggaggaggaaggaggTCTTGGCCCTCAACAACATCGGTCTCCGCCTCTGGGAAGAGAATACAGCGGGAAATGGCGGAGCTGAATATGGACCCACCTCCTGACTGCTCCGCTGGCCCGAAAGGCGACAATCTCTACCACTGGGTTGCTACTCTCATTGGCCCCTCTG GTACACCATATCATGGTGGGATATTCTTTCTTGATATAACTTTTCCTAGTGATTATCCATTCAAACCACCAAAG GTAGTGTCCAAAACTCGCATCTACCACTGCAACATTGATTCTTCTGGCAATGTTAGTTTGGACATCTTGAAAGATAATTGGAGTCCAGCTCTGACAATCTCAAAG ATAAACCCCTTGTTCCTGGTATTGCCCACTTGTACTTGA
- the LOC113771110 gene encoding zinc finger BED domain-containing protein RICESLEEPER 2-like — protein sequence MYSPLNSHQGSSSSPAMEQLNEVVDQELDIEENPDEMTEDELEIIEEHDNEGGRVGEQKSDGGNEEPAMPFEKKQRKKKSTVWDDMKIVKLDNGIEKVQCNHCKELFAKSTTGATSQHKRHLKACLQKKMAMGEQNRMKQQVLSFTEGPSDGITSITNFSYDHAKVRELASHMVLAHEYAFSMMDHVVFNKFMKAVSPFYKKITRQTVKEDCISTYQLEKRKLKSVLKSASRVSITTDLWKSGQKIQYMVVTRHFVDSDWVLQKRVLNFCNVPPPHTRVIVADTLSKCFIDWGIENKISSITVDNASYNDACVRRLREDFSLRKRLSIAGKIFHVRCCAHILNLLVQDGLNQLGDVIDTVRKGIKYLNNSEGRLNQFAKIAKQLQLPSRKLILDCPTRWNSTYLMLASALEFKDVFPRYEDIDPGFHYVPSDYEWLQVEEVCRFLGIFHEITNMISGSDYPTSNIFLVELYRIKELLNEKTLDISDQIRAMALSMSAKFDKYWGETNVVLSLGAIVDPRYKMVLIYHAFPIIYGEEEAAVKIDEIKQLLYELYNEYVDTHFSSHAREPPRQSVKRKHKEMSSSSAQSQGNVKTLGFPILTGKEKFQMHVSEIDKAPPEKSDLDIYLEEGRYACDASANLDVLGWWKGERWRFPILSRMASDLLSIPVTTVASESTFSARGRVIDDRRASMSVETVQMLLCGSNWIRNLHGIKTKSRDQSDVAESSTYHEVELPQN from the exons ATGTACAGCCCTCTTAATTCCCACCAAGGTTCATCTTCAAGTCCTGCTATGGAGCAATTAAATGAAGTAGTAGATCAAGAACTGGATATTGAAGAAAATCCGGATGAGATGACTGAAGATGAGTTAGAAATAATAGAAGAACATGACAATGAAGGAGGAAGAGTAGGAGAGCAAAAAAGTGATGGCGGAAATGAAGAACCAGCAATGCCCTTTGagaaaaagcaaaggaaaaagaaatcaacGGTGTGGGACGATATGAAAATTGTGAAGTTAGACAATGGAATAGAAAAGGTGCAATGCAATCATTGTAAGGAGTTATTTGCCAAGAGTACAACTGGAGCTACATCTCAACACAAGCGTCATCTAAAAGCATGTTTACAAAAGAAGATGGCAATGGGAGAGCAAAATAGGATGAAACAGCAAGTGTTGTCTTTCACCGAAGGGCCATCCGATGGAATTACTTCGATCACAAATTTTTCATATGACCATGCCAAGGTACGGGAGCTTGCTTCTCATATGGTGCTTGCACATGAATACGCATTTTCTATGATGGATCATGTTGTATTCAATAAATTTATGAAAGCTGTGTCCCCATTTTATAAAAAGATTACCCGGCAAACTGTCAAAGAGGATTGCATTTCTACTTATCAACTGGAAAAAAGAAAGCTGAAATCTGTATTAAAGAGTGCTAGTCGAGTTAGCATAACTACAGATTTATGGAAATCTGgtcaaaaaattcaatatatgGTTGTAACAAGGCATTTTGTTGATTCTGATTGGGTGTTACAAAAACGTGTGTTGAATTTTTGTAATGTGCCACCTCCTCATACGAGAGTAATTGTTGCTGATACTTTGAGTAAATGTTTTATTGATTGGGGGATCGAgaataaaatttccagcatCACGGTAGACAATGCTTCTTATAATGATGCTTGTGTTAGGAGACTTAGGGAGGATTTTTCTCTAAGAAAGAGGTTaagtattgctggaaaaatTTTTCATGTGAGGTGTTGTGCACATATACTTAATCTTTTAGTGCAAGATGGTCTCAATCAACTAGGTGATGTGATTGATACTGTTAGAAAGGGGATCAAGTACTTGAACAACTCTGAGGGTCGCCTAAATCAATTTGCCAAAATTGCAAAACAGCTACAGTTGCCCTCTAGGAAATTGATTCTAGATTGTCCAACTAGATGGAATAGCACATATCTCATGTTGGCTTCGGCTTTGGAGTTCAAGGACGTTTTCCCGAGATATGAGGATATTGACCCTGGGTTTCACTATGTTCCAAGTGATTACGAGTGGTTGCAAGTAGAAGAAGTGTGCcgatttttgggtatttttcaTGAGATCACTAACATGATTTCTGGATCCGACTATCCAACTTCTAACATCTTTCTTGTGGAGCTTTATAGGATTAAAGAGCTTTTAAATGAAAAAACTCTTGATATTTCTGATCAAATTAGGGCCATGGCTTTGAGCATGTCAGCAAAATTTGACAAATATTGGGGAGAAACCAATGTGGTGCTTTCGTTAGGTGCTATTGTTGATCCAAGGTACAAAATGGTACTCATTTATCATGCTTTTCCGATTATTTATGGTGAGGAAGAAGCTGCTgtgaaaattgatgaaattaaacAGCTTCTTTATGAGCTTTACAATGAATATGTTGATACTCACTTCTCCTCCCATGCTAGGGAACCACCGAGGCAGTCGGTAAAGCGTAAACATAAGGAAATGAGTAGTTCTTCGGCTCAATCTCAGGGGAATGTTAAGACACTTGGATTTCCAATTCTTACTGgcaaagaaaaatttcaaatgCATGTTAGTGAAATTGACAAGGCGCCACCTGAAAAATCAGATTTAGATATTTATTTAGAAGAAGGTAGGTATGCTTGTGACGCATCTGCTAATCTGGATGTCTTGGGGTGGTGGAAAGGAGAAAGATGGAGGTTTCCAATATTGTCAAGAATGGCTAGTGACTTACTTTCTATTCCAGTTACAACTGTGGCTTCTGAATCTACCTTCAGTGCTAGGGGAAGAGTAATTGATGATCGGCGAGCTTCTATGTCTGTTGAGACAGTGCAAATGCTACTTTGCGGTAGTAATTGGATTCGCAATCTTCATGGAATAAAAACCAAGTCTCGT gATCAATCTGATGTTGCCGAGTCATCTACGTATCATGAAGTTGAGCTTCCTCAAAATTGA